The Solanum pennellii chromosome 4, SPENNV200 genomic interval AGAGCGACGATAGCACAAATAAGTCCAATTTTCGCAATTTCTCCAATGTGTGGACTGTTGAACTGTAATTGATGAATTGAACTTGGATTGATACCCCCTTTGAAGTGTTTTACAATATTGACACCGTGTTGATCAGCTTTTGTTAGATAAACTATCAAAGTAGATAGTACAACTGATAAAAGAGGAGCCATTGCTGGTAGCCAGAACAGTTTCTTGTTCCTTTTCCCCTGTAATTTTTACAAGATATTAATAAAACAATTACCATAtgataaagagaaaaaaaaaagattatactTACAATGAACCTTGTCATTAGGATGAAGAAGAGGAAAGAAAAGCCAAGTACAAAATTCAATGGAAACCACTACAAATGCAAAGGAAAAATTCGTaagattgaaaagaaaaaaaacagataAAGCCAGAGTTGATTTCTCAGATGATCACTCGACCAAGTGAGgagaaaagaattttttttaaaaataaagtaaaggcTTACTGGCTCATTATGAAGTGATTTATAAACAGCTTCCAATACAGACACCACATCAGTCTTGGTAGTAAAATGGTTGATTCCTAGCAAACCCTTTAATTGTTGAAGACCTATAACAATGGCTGCACCTCCCATGAATCCAACTATAGCAGGATGTGATAAAAAATCCACTAGAAATCCCAACCTGATAAGCGCGAAAAATTAACAGCAATTTTCCAGGAAATGCAGAGTCATTTGAAAGCGCGAAAAAAACAGAGTATATACTACCTGAATAGTCCAAAAACAGCCTGAAATGCACCAGTGAAGAATGTGGCAGTGAAAACAAGATTTCTGTAAGCGATAGGATCGACAGCAGGGTCTATAATCTTGGAAATCAGTGCAGAAATAAGAAGTGACACGACAGCAACAGGGCCAATAGCAATCTCTCGCGAACTTCCCATCACAGCATATATCAGTGGTGGAACAACACTAGCGTCTacaacaataagaaaaaatcaTAAACTATATCTACAAGAATCAGATAAATGAACCCAAACtctgtattttttttcaacttacaTAAGCCATATTGAGGATCAAGTTTCGCAAGATTAGCATATCCAATACTCTGCATAAAGATATAACATTCCCATTACAGTTAGGAACATATATTACTCGTGTAAAGGTTTGAACATGTTTTCAGACCTTTACACGACTAATAAAAAAcgatccttttttttttaattattaccTGTGGTATGCAGAGACTAGCAAGAGTTAAGCCAGCCATTATGTCATGCTTAAACATTGTACATTTATAATTTCTTCCCCAGCTAAGGATTGGAAATAATCCTTTCAAGAATGAAAAGAAAACACCATTTGTTGATTGTTTTGTGGTTTtgtcaacattttttttaacagAATTAATGAGTTGATGGAAAAAACTTGGTGGATTAGGAGAAGTAAGGAGCCATTGAGTTCTCTGATTTCTTGCAGTATCAGTAGCTGCATCAAGCTGCTGTAGCTCAATGCTGAAACTCTCATTGGCTAGTGTACCCattctgtttttcttttttgtttgtgtGTTAACTGGAGCTCAACTTCTCTTTTCTCATAATCCAGATGAGCTATAAATACTACTCCCcctgtactttttttttgtcgCTCTTCAGAAGCATATTAGTGGcctaaagcaaaaataaaaaaaagccTTAAGCTTGAattgttaataacttttatataattgatctCTTCTAGTTTCAATTGGTGATATAaccattcttattttaaattatttttcacgaGATACAGTACTGCAAATATGTCAactttcttctaataattcctACATTTTCATGAAAGGTTTACCTTTTCTAcaaatagtatttaatatttgttaaaaaatagtaacttataacctattattattaaaaatgaagcCTCTTTAATTTGAAGACCTAAAacacatgtcttttttttaacacCATCAAATCACCCCTGTCACTCCCAggaactttttgtttttatttttctctcaatgACTCGAATCTGCAATCTTAAAATGGAAGGGGGAGGGTGTGATGTTCAGCTTCTTCTTGTTGACTCTCTCACTGCCTTAGTGACTCGAACCCCAATCGTAAAATGGGAGGTGGAAGGTGTGATGGTCTACTCACTCTCTCAACATGTTGGTGACTCGAATTGCAATCTTAAAATAGGAGGTGGAGGGTGTGATGGTAATTCTTTCTTGTTGACTCTCTCACTAAtgttgatttaaaatttaagaaaataaagaagatttgtATTTTGTCGCCTCAAACCAATTATATGTGTTACTCACTTCATCTCATTTTATATGAGTTAGTTTGACTCGATacagagtttaagaaataaaatttttgaaatttgtggtCTAAAATAGGAGATAGATATTTGTGTGGTTGTAAATCATTGCATAAAATCAAattgttatttaatataaaaatgtgtcattttttatataatcgactaaaaagaaaaataaatcatataaaataggaCAAAGAAAACACTAGTtagtatcaaaatatttttaaatctcGTGATTTTAACTTTGACATATAAAAggttaaaattcaaaaattgtcATAAAGAAACGAGAGTTTTCTTTTgaacaactaaaaataaaaataacacaagtaaattaaaatataagaaataataataataataatatatatatatatatatatatatatatatatataaacattttttattttatcctaaaataattcaaatttgtataaattatttcaaatcacaatatattattttttaaaacaaaatatttttttcaaaagagatGGAGCACGTACTAGTTAAAAGTTGGGCTCGCTgcataagaagaaaaaagatcaataatttttttgtctgatttatttttggttttaacttaaaattaatttgattttaattatacaaaaaaaaactaacaaaattGAACCAAGTCAACTATATAAACACCATTTTACAATCATAATAATTGCTTGCACTCTTATTCGTGATATAGTCGTTTGCCGTTACATTAGAGTAATCCAACTCTTTgactttattttctaaattaatttgtagtatttattttgataatccaACTGTTTGACTTTATTTTCTAAACTAATTTGTAGTATTTATTTGATAATTCAAttctttgaattgattttctagTTTAATTTGTAgtctttattttgataatccAACTGTTTGACTTTGACTTTACTTTCTTGTTGATTTGTGGTCTTTGtttaaatagtttgaaaaatcTATTGCATGTCTAAAATGACTTACATTTGAcatctttaaattatttatcgtTATGTAATTCATCCTTAAAAGAACTTGGTAAATCACATCTCTTTAATTTGTTGCACAGCaaaattattgtaaaatatatttttaagtttcTTGAAAATGAGTAAATTCTTGGATAATGTATACACACTTTTTCGATGAaactatatttataatttgttatctatacattttttcctcttttttttaagGACTAACTCATTTAATAgtgttacactcatgttataaTCGAATATAATCAATATCTAACATGTTAAAGAagcattttataatatattttaatttaaattttcaaaaattgacaaaacaattaaattaaccaaaattttttttgacaaaagtCAAAGctataaaaaatttctaaattgatttaatttgatttcaacattaatttgaaaatcaattaattaggtAATTTCCATTTTAGAGGAAATTAATCTAAATTGAACCATGAATAATCAGTAGAGTCTTTTATTGTCCAATAATTGAAGTTTCTTAATGTATGAAAGTGTCGAGAATTGAGATAACATTAGCATCATGCAAAAgctaataattataaaacttaaatgatgataattatataacaaaaaaaaagaaatatatatactgaaaaacataatatttttatataatttgctCAATTAGCCTACATATTATAtccctaaaataaaaaaaaaatgaaaattgttgAGAGAGAAAACCCTTCCTAAactacatatattatttgtggGAAACTAAAATCTCAAATTATAGAAGTCC includes:
- the LOC107018263 gene encoding low affinity sulfate transporter 3; this encodes MGTLANESFSIELQQLDAATDTARNQRTQWLLTSPNPPSFFHQLINSVKKNVDKTTKQSTNGVFFSFLKGLFPILSWGRNYKCTMFKHDIMAGLTLASLCIPQSIGYANLAKLDPQYGLYASVVPPLIYAVMGSSREIAIGPVAVVSLLISALISKIIDPAVDPIAYRNLVFTATFFTGAFQAVFGLFRLGFLVDFLSHPAIVGFMGGAAIVIGLQQLKGLLGINHFTTKTDVVSVLEAVYKSLHNEPWFPLNFVLGFSFLFFILMTRFIGKRNKKLFWLPAMAPLLSVVLSTLIVYLTKADQHGVNIVKHFKGGINPSSIHQLQFNSPHIGEIAKIGLICAIVALTEAIAVGRSFASIRGYHLDGNKEMVAIGCMNLVGSLTSCYTATGSFSRTAVNYSAGCETVVSNIVMAITVLISLELLTKLLYYTPLAILASIIISALPGLIDISEAFHIWKVDKTDFIICIAAFLGVLFGSVEIGLIIAVGISFGKIILGTIRPSVELQGRLPGTDTFCDITQFPVATETQGVLIIRVNNASLCFANANFIRGRILSIVTNRSEEQSKGKLRILVLDMSSVMSIDTSGIVALEELNRELVSQGIQLAIANPRLEVMNKLKVAKFVDELGNRWIFLSVGDAVDACLNAKMGDLSTINC